The following coding sequences lie in one Ostrea edulis chromosome 8, xbOstEdul1.1, whole genome shotgun sequence genomic window:
- the LOC125672700 gene encoding E3 ubiquitin-protein ligase TRIM71-like: MDLRAQDVLLCDLCETDPLQYCCEHCHINFCVNCVGKHLSDSSKKHNAVSYLQRKFTPKYSKCVKHAQNDCEIYCENCAIPVCSICVTSGKHKGHKFADVLEKMGSEKQSLQKDLKELETRIYPRHEEMVSDVQTETAELETKYGKLNAAADQQGEVWHREITAIVNKQKTDIEEIKTKHLAILEKHRDEITHRMTEMKQAILEMKNILDTNDISLISTYKSRNDEFNILSPKIKVTLPSLSTPRINTEKLNEVFGSLTSLSVTTVGSLLAEPRLTAAINTGYKELYNVCFLSGDRVWTQGDNETMKLLNFQDKLLTSIETDSGKWPQDIAVTRDGNLVYTDIYNKTVNLVKDKHIQTIVKLKEWRPYSVCSVPSTDILVVMSSVDRKQSKVVRYSGSTDTQTIQFDDQGRPLYSSGPFTKYISENRNMDICVADNKAEAVVVVNQSGKLRFRYTGHPSNTEQSFNPAGITTDSQSHILIADHDNDCIHILDQDGEFLRYIQNLEDPYGLCVDIGNHLFVAERFTAKVKKIQYL; encoded by the coding sequence ATGGACCTACGTGCTCAAGACGTCCTACTGTGTGATCTTTGTGAAACCGACCCCCTCCAGTATTGCTGTGAACATTGTCATATCAATTTTTGTGTTAACTGTGTTGGTAAACATCTATCAGATTCCTCAAAAAAACACAATGCCGTGTCCTATTTACAAAGAAAGTTTACTcctaaatattcaaaatgtgtgAAACACGCCCAAAATGATTGTGAAATTTACTGTGAAAATTGTGCTATTCCTGTCTGTTCTATTTGCGTAACTTCTGGTAAACATAAAGGTCACAAGTTCGCTGATGTTCTGGAAAAAATGGGTTCAGAAAaacaaagtttacaaaaagatttgAAAGAACTGGAGACCAGAATTTATCCCCGACATGAAGAAATGGTCTCTGATGTCCAAACTGAAACAGCTGAGCTAGAAACGAAATATGGGAAACTTAACGCAGCTGCAGACCAACAGGGAGAAGTCTGGCACCGCGAGATCACCGCCATTGTAAACAAACAGAAAACAGACATCGAGGAAATAAAAACTAAACATCTTGCTATATTAGAGAAACACAGAGACGAAATCACGCACAGAATGACTGAGATGAAACAGGCCATTctagaaatgaaaaacattctGGACACCAATGATATTTCCTTAATATCAACTTACAAATCTAGAAATGATGAATTCAATATTCTGTCTCCTAAAATCAAAGTCACATTACCAAGCTTATCTACTCCAAGAATTAACACAGAAAAACTTAATGAGGTGTTTGGTTCATTAACCTCACTATCCGTTACAACAGTCGGATCACTGCTTGCTGAACCAAGACTTACCGCCGCAATAAATACTGGGTATAAAGAACTCTACAATGTTTGCTTCCTCAGTGGTGACCGAGTCTGGACACAGGGGGACAATGAGACCATGAAACTTCTCAACTTTCAAGATAAACTACTAACATCAATAGAAACCGATTCAGGAAAATGGCCACAGGATATAGCAGTAACACGGGACGGAAATCTTGTTTACACTGATATTTATAATAAAACTGTAAATCTAGTGAAAGATAAACATATACAGACCATAGTGAAATTAAAGGAATGGAGACCTTACTCTGTCTGTAGTGTTCCCTCTACGGATATCCTTGTTGTCATGAGCAGTGTTGATAGAAAACAATCCAAAGTtgtgcgttactccggctccacagatacacaaaccattcagtttgatgatcagggtcgtccacTCTACTCATCTGGTCCTTTTACTAAATACATCAGTGAAAACAGGAAcatggatatctgtgtggctgacaaTAAAGCCGaagcagtagtggtggtcaatcagtcaggaaaactccgatttagatacactggtcatccctctaataccgagCAATCATTTAATCCAgccggcatcactacagacagccagagtcacatcctgataGCAGACCATGACAATGACTGTATCCACATTCTAGATCAGGACGGagagttcctccgttacattcagaATTTAGAAGATCCAtacggtttatgtgtggacatcggTAAccacctctttgtggctgagcgTTTTACTGCTAAAGTGAAAAAAATCCAGTATTTATAA